The window TCCGCGCGGCTGGACGCCTGCATCGTCCCCTCGCGCATCTCGCCGGTGCGGGTCTTTCCTTTCCACGCGTAGGTCGGCATCTTCCGCTCCCTCCCGGCGCGGCGGCGCGCCGAGGGCTTTACGGCCGTTTCAGCGGCGGGCGCCGGGGCCCGCCGCCGGCGGCGCGACGGGGGCTCCGAGCGTGCCCACGCCGCGGTTGATCATCTCCTGCAGCTCATCGGCGTTGTGCGAGACCGCCAGCGCGGTCTGCAGCGTGATGAGGCGGCGGAAGTAGAGCGTGGCCAGCGATTGGTTGAAGGTCTGCATCCCGAACTTCGACTGCCCGGACTGCATCATCGCGTAGATCTGGTGGACCTTGTCCTCGCGGATCAGGTTCCGGATGGCCGTGTTGGGGATCAGGATCTCCATCGCCAGCGTGCGCCCGTGCCCGCTGGACCGCGGCAGCAGCGCCTGGCAGAGGATTCCCTCCAAGGTCAGCGAGAGCTGCGAGCGGACCTGCGGCTGCTGGTTCGGCGGGAAGACGTCGATGATGCGGTTGATCGTCTGCGCGGCCGAGTTGGTGTGCAGCGTGGCGAACGTCAGGTGGCCCGTCTCGGCCACCCGCAGCGCGCACTCGATCGTCTCGAGGTCGCGCATTTCGCCGATCAGCACGATGTCCGGGTCCTGCCGCAGCACCGAGCGCAGCGCCGCGGGGAAGGAGCGCGTGTCGGTCCCGATCTCCCGCTGGTTGACGAGGCAGCGCTTGTGGGAGTGCAGGTACTCGATCGGGTCCTCGATCGTCACGATGTGCGACTGCCGCTCGCGGTTGATCTTGTCGATCATCGCGGCGAGCGTCGTGCTCTTGCCCGAGCCGGTCGGCCCCGTGACGAGCACCAGGCCGCGCGGCCGCTCGGCGAGCTGGGAGACGGTCTCGGGCAGCCCGAGCTCCTGGAACGACTTGATCTCCCAGGGGATCGTGCGGAAGGCGGCGCCGACGGCGCCCCGCTGGTTGAAGACGTTGGCGCGGAAGCGCGCCAGCCCCTTGATGCCGAACGAGAAGTCGAGCTCGAGGTTCTCCTCGAAGCGGTGCTTCTGCTGGTCGGTCATCACCGAGTAGCAGAGGGCCTTCGTCTCCGCCGCGCCGAGCGGCGGCAACTGCAGCGGGACGAGCTCGCCGTCGATGCGGATCTGCGGCGGCGAGTTGGTGGTGATGTGCAGGTCGGTCGCTCCCTGCTCGACCATCGTCTTCAGCAACTGCTGCAGCGTGACCGTCACTTCCCGCCTCCCCGCGTCGAGCTCAGAGAACCGTCTCGCGCACGACTTCGTCGATCGTCGTCACGCCGTCCGCGATCTTGGTCAGTCCCGAATGGCGCAGCGAGATCATCCCCTCCTCGATCGCCCGCCGCTTCAGTTCCAGCGCCGAGCAGCCGGTGAGGATCATCTCGCGGATCTCGTCGCTGATCTCCAGCACCTCGAAGAGGCCGACGCGCCCCTTGTAGCCCGTGTTGTTGCAGGTCGGGCAGCCGCGTCCCTTGAAGACCTTCGCCGTCTCCGCCTCCTCGGGGGTGAAGCCGATGTCCACGAGGGCGCGCGGCGGAACGGGCATCTCCTGCTTGCAGTCGCGGCAGACGCGCCGCACGAGCCGCTGAGCGCAGATCAGGTTCACCGACGTCGCGACGAGGAACGGCTCGATGCCCATGTTCATCAGTCGGTTGATCGTCGAGGGGGCGTCGTTGGTGTGCAGCGTCGAAAGGACCAAGTGGCCGGTGAGCGCCGCCTTGACGGCGATTTCCGCGGTCTCGAAGTCGCGGATTTCGCCGATCAGGATGATGTTCGGGTCCTGGCGCAGGAAGGCGCGCAGCGCCTCGGCGAAGGTCAGCCCGATCGCCTCCTTCGTCTGCACCTGGTTGATCCCGTGGAGGTTGAACTCCACCGGGTCCTCGGCGGTCATGATGTTCGTCTCGGGCGTGTTGACCCGTCCGATGGCCGAGTAGAGGGTGTTCGTCTTGCCCGACCCGGTCGGGCCGGTGACGAGGACCATCCCCCACGGCTTCAGGATCGCCTTGGTGAACTTCTCGAGCGATTCCGACTCGAAGCCGAGCTTCGTCAGGTCGAGCGCCAGGTTCTCCCGGTCGAGGAGCCGCAGCACGACCTTCTCGCCGAACAGCACCGGCACGGTCGAGACGCGGTAGTCCATCTCGCGCGTCCGGCCGTCGAGCCGCATCTTGATCTTGATCCGGCCGTCCTGCGGCAGCCGCCGCTCCGCGATGTCGAGCTTGGCCAGGATCTTCAGGCGGCTGATGATCGCGTCGCGCAGCTTCATCGGCGGCTTCATGTACTCGTAGAGCACGCCGTCGACGCGCAGCCGCACGCGGAAGTCCTTCTCGTAGCTCTCGACGTGGATGTCCGACGCGCCGCGCTGGATCGCGTCCACGAGGATCTTGTTGACGACGCGCACGACCGGCGCGTCCTCCGACTGCACCTCGAGGTTGCCGGCGTCGATCTCGTCCTCGTCCGACATCAGCTCGAGGTCTTCGGCCGCCGCGCCCCCCTCCGCGTCCGCCGCCGCGGCCTCCGCCGCCATCTCCGCCCCGAAGAGCTCCATCCGCCGCTCTTCGTACGACTTGGCGATCGCCTCGCGCAGCGCGAACTCGCTGGCGAGGACCGGCTCGACCTCGCAGCCGGTGCGGAAGCGGATGTCGTCGAGCGCCACGACGTTCGTCGGATCGGACATCGCGAGGGTCAGGACGTTCCCCGCCTTGTGGACCGGGAAGACCTGATAGCGCGAGGCGAGCTGCTCGGGAATCTGCGCCAGCAGTTCGCGGTCCACGTGCGGGTAGAGGGAGCGCAGGTCGATCGCCGGGATGCCGTACTGCTCGGAGAGCATCTGCACGAGGTCTTCCTCGGTGACGCTCCCCTGGCTGACGAGGTGGAAGCCGACCTTCCCCCCCTCCGCCTTCTGCCGTTCGAGGGCCTGGCGCAACGCCTCCGGCGTGACCAGCCCCTCCTCCAGCAGCAGATCGCCGATTCGCTCCGACATCGTCTCCCGCCTCGGCCGCGACCCACGGCCTTCCGCCGTCAAACGTGGCGGCCCGCCCCCGTTCGGTCAAGGCCGCCGTCCGGACCGTTCCGGTCGCCGACGGTCCGCGGACTCATTGTGTCACAGACCGCGCGCGGCGCGTCAGGCCAGCGCCTCCACGATCCGTCCGGCCGTGATCCGCGCCGCGAAGCGCGCCCGGCCGATCCATTCCTCGAGCGGGATGCGCAGGATCAGGAACAGGTCCAGAACGGCGATCCGCCGCACGACGAGCGTGCCGCGCTCGGCCGCCAGCACCCATTCCGCCGGCCGCCCGAGACGTCCCGCGCCGGCGACGCGGCCCATGACGAGCGCCGCGGCCATCGTCTCGACGGCGAGTTCCTCCGGGTCGGGACCGCCCGCGGCGGCGATGAACCGCTCGACGAGCATCCCCTGGCCGTCCACAAGAAGCGCCTCGCCGACGCCGGGGCAAACCCGCGCGACGTCGGCGAGGACGTCCTTCAAGGGAGGCTTGGCGGCCGCGGCGCCCATCGTCCGTTCCGGCGGAGTCAGGACGCGCGGCGCGCCGCGGCGCGGAGGCCGGTCACTTCCGTTTCGTCTGCGCGGCCAGGGAGCTCGAGCAGCTGCTGGCCACGGCGTAGTTCACCTTGTTGACCGAGTCGGGGACCGAGACGGTGACCACGTTCCCCGAGGCGTCCCGGCCGTGGAACGTCAGGCGGATCTGTCCCTGCAGCGGGGGATTCTCGCTGAGCAGGTTGAAGTAGTTCGCCACGTCCGCGGCGGTGAGGACGCTCACCGAGCCGTTGCCGGTCCCCTTGACCGGGATCGTCGCGTTGAACGCCTTCGTCACGCTGGCCGGCTGGCCGACGCCCGGCGGGTCGAACGCGATGTCCACCGACGAGAGCAGCACGTCGTTGAAGGCCGAGGTGTCGGCCGAGCCGACGATCCGCGACTGGAAGTTGAACGTCATCGGCACGTTGGTGAACGTGACGTGCCCCTCGGTGTCCGTCGTGCCGTCGCCGTCGATGCAGGCCTCGGACGG of the bacterium genome contains:
- a CDS encoding type IV pilus twitching motility protein PilT, with the protein product MTVTLQQLLKTMVEQGATDLHITTNSPPQIRIDGELVPLQLPPLGAAETKALCYSVMTDQQKHRFEENLELDFSFGIKGLARFRANVFNQRGAVGAAFRTIPWEIKSFQELGLPETVSQLAERPRGLVLVTGPTGSGKSTTLAAMIDKINRERQSHIVTIEDPIEYLHSHKRCLVNQREIGTDTRSFPAALRSVLRQDPDIVLIGEMRDLETIECALRVAETGHLTFATLHTNSAAQTINRIIDVFPPNQQPQVRSQLSLTLEGILCQALLPRSSGHGRTLAMEILIPNTAIRNLIREDKVHQIYAMMQSGQSKFGMQTFNQSLATLYFRRLITLQTALAVSHNADELQEMINRGVGTLGAPVAPPAAGPGARR
- the pilB gene encoding type IV-A pilus assembly ATPase PilB codes for the protein MSERIGDLLLEEGLVTPEALRQALERQKAEGGKVGFHLVSQGSVTEEDLVQMLSEQYGIPAIDLRSLYPHVDRELLAQIPEQLASRYQVFPVHKAGNVLTLAMSDPTNVVALDDIRFRTGCEVEPVLASEFALREAIAKSYEERRMELFGAEMAAEAAAADAEGGAAAEDLELMSDEDEIDAGNLEVQSEDAPVVRVVNKILVDAIQRGASDIHVESYEKDFRVRLRVDGVLYEYMKPPMKLRDAIISRLKILAKLDIAERRLPQDGRIKIKMRLDGRTREMDYRVSTVPVLFGEKVVLRLLDRENLALDLTKLGFESESLEKFTKAILKPWGMVLVTGPTGSGKTNTLYSAIGRVNTPETNIMTAEDPVEFNLHGINQVQTKEAIGLTFAEALRAFLRQDPNIILIGEIRDFETAEIAVKAALTGHLVLSTLHTNDAPSTINRLMNMGIEPFLVATSVNLICAQRLVRRVCRDCKQEMPVPPRALVDIGFTPEEAETAKVFKGRGCPTCNNTGYKGRVGLFEVLEISDEIREMILTGCSALELKRRAIEEGMISLRHSGLTKIADGVTTIDEVVRETVL